The Oscillatoria sp. FACHB-1406 genome includes the window AGTCAAGCCGTTGTGGATGGCATGAGCGGCAACGGTACGGCATTGCGCGCCGCCGATCCCGCCGATAACTCCGGCTAGCAACACCGTAGCATCGACAACTTCGCGCCAATCTTCACTGCCGGGATTTTGTAAAGCTGAAACGGACTTTTGTAGGAGCAAATCGCGCAAAACTCGCGCTTGTTGCACGGCTGCAATCGTAAGCGTAGCGGCGGAATGTCCGCTACTTACTGAAGCTTCGTACCATTTCGCGATCGCATCCCCGATCCCCGCCACCAACGCGCGCGGCGGAGCGCTTAAAATTAGATCGTAATCGAGCAGCAGTAAGTCCGGACAGCGAGACAGGGCGACATCGTACTGAAATGCCCCTGCTTCGGAATAGATGTTAGAAAGGGCAGTCCACGCCGCACAAGTTGCCGCTGAGGTGGGAACGGTAACAATCGGTAACTGACAGCGTTCGGCAAGGAGTTTCGACGCATCCAGCGCTTTGCCGCCGCCAACTCCGACAATGAAATCGGCTTGATGGCTGGCAACCGCAGTTTGCAAGTTACGAAGCGCATTTTCAGAACAGTCCGCCCCGTAACTGACGCGAGCTTCTTGGAACGACTGCCGCGCGACGAGTTCCTCCCACTGCGGGCGAATGGTTTCTAAACTTCGAGAACCGGCAACTAAAAGGGGACGATAACCGAGGCGCGCGATCGCTTCTTCTGCTTGCAAAAGCACCTGAGAACCTCGGAGGACGCGCGCGGGAGCAATTTGTAAGGATGGAAGCACTTTTTAATTAATAATGGATAATTGATAATGGACAACGGTTAATAATGGACAATTGATAATGGACAACGGTTAATAATGGACAACGGTTAATAATGGACAATTGACCAATTGGCTACAGCGGGTAATTGATAGTTTGCTAAGAGCAGTTATTCATTATCAATTATTCATTATCCATTATCCATTATCCATTATCCATTATTTTCTATTGTACTGAGCCGGTCGATTGCTAGGAGGACTATCCTTTTGCGAGTCGGTGCTGTCCGGAGTGGGGAGTTGAGCGAAGTTTTTCGAGAAAATGTTAATTTTCAGCGATTCTTGATTGTTAGTCGCGAACGAGCGTTCGGCTTGACCGAGATAAAGCGGTTGGGAAATCCCCGGTTCGGGATGCAGCATCGTTCTAGCGCGGATAATCAATTTTCCTTCACTACCCCCTACGCGTCCATAGGGTTTAAGGTTTGAGGCAGCCTGTCTCAAAGTTGCTTCGACTTCCGATTCGGTGACGGTGGGAGGGATAGCAATAGTTGCTTTATCGGCGGCATTGTCAAATACTAGCGCGTAGCGCACTGAACCGGGAACATCCGTGCGGGCGAACAAACCCAAACCCAAGGCAAAAACGCTAGCTGTAACTACCCCCATAAAACTGGTTACGCCCACAAGACGAAAGCGCAGTCCCCATTTGAAGATAAAAGCGGCAACCGTCAGCACTAAACAAAAGAGCGTCAGAATTCCGAGCCATTGGGTATAGGTGAATAAATCAATTTCGAGGAGTTTGGCAAAAAAATTCATTCGTAATTCGTAATTGGTAAATTAGGGAGCAGGAATGGGTAAACGGAGAAGAGAGCTAGGTTGCGTATCGTTGACGCGATCGCACAGCAACAAGTATTTTATTGTCCATTATTCATTATTCATTATTCATTATTCATTATTCATGACTTCCAACGTACCGCGATCGCCATCCAACCGCGCTAACTGACCGACAGGCAACGCCCAATTTTGCCCGTCGTGACCGAAGGGAAGCCCGGAAACCACCGGAATTCCTAAATCCCCCAAGCGATCGCGCAATACTTCTTCTGCCGTCCAACTGGAAACACCGACAGCAGTATCGCAGTAACTAAAACGCCCGATCGCAATTCCGGCTACTCCCTCCAATGCGCCCAGCATTCGCCAATGGGTTAACATCCGATCGAGGCGATAGGGTGCTTCAGAAACGTCCTCTAAGGCTAGAATTGCGCCTTTTAAGGAGGGTTGTAGGGGGGTTCCGAGGAGGTGCGTCGCTACGGTTAAATTCGCGGGAAACAGCCTTCCGCAAGCCGTGCCGCCTCCCCAGCCACAGCCTTTTAAGGGCGCTAAGGGACGACCTTCTACGAGGTCGAACAAGCGCTGTAAGGATTCTGGCGGTTCGGCAGCGATCGTGGTTAAAACCGGCCCGTGAACGCTGCTAATCCCCGCTGTGGCAAGACTCCACAACAGGGCGGTAATATCGGAGAACCCAATCGTCCATTTGGGAGTTAGAGTGGCTTTTCCGTCTTCCTGCCAATCCCACTTTTCCAAGAGGCGGGCGCTGCCAAAGCCGCCACGCGCGCAAAGAATGCCCCGACAGTCGGGATCGAACCAAGCGTCGGCTAAGGATTGACGGCGTTGCTTGTCGGTTCCGGCGAGATAGCCTTCGCAGGCGTTCCAACTCTCGGTTAGTTCGAGGCGATAGCCGCGCGATCGCCAGATTTCTAAACCTTGCTCGAAGGCCTCAAATTCGCGCAACCGACCGCTGGGTGCGACGACTTTTAAGCAATCTCCAGGCTTGAGGAACGGGGGGTGTCGCAGAGAGAAAGACATTAATAATGAATGGTGAATAATGAATAATGAATGGTAATGGTAATCGGTAGGGGCGCGGATTTCGAGACGGGGCGGCTCCAATTTTCGAGGGAACCTCAAGGGGCGCGCTAGTCGAGGTTCCCTCGACAATCAAGCGCTGCCCCGTGAAAACAGCGCCCCTAAAACCTCGAAATTAAACGCCGCCCCGTAGGGGTGAATGGTATTCGCCCGCTGGGTGTACCTCGTCCATGTGAAAACTGCTATATTGCGTTTAAAAGAGTGTA containing:
- a CDS encoding Ycf51 family protein, with product MNFFAKLLEIDLFTYTQWLGILTLFCLVLTVAAFIFKWGLRFRLVGVTSFMGVVTASVFALGLGLFARTDVPGSVRYALVFDNAADKATIAIPPTVTESEVEATLRQAASNLKPYGRVGGSEGKLIIRARTMLHPEPGISQPLYLGQAERSFATNNQESLKINIFSKNFAQLPTPDSTDSQKDSPPSNRPAQYNRK
- a CDS encoding LD-carboxypeptidase codes for the protein MSFSLRHPPFLKPGDCLKVVAPSGRLREFEAFEQGLEIWRSRGYRLELTESWNACEGYLAGTDKQRRQSLADAWFDPDCRGILCARGGFGSARLLEKWDWQEDGKATLTPKWTIGFSDITALLWSLATAGISSVHGPVLTTIAAEPPESLQRLFDLVEGRPLAPLKGCGWGGGTACGRLFPANLTVATHLLGTPLQPSLKGAILALEDVSEAPYRLDRMLTHWRMLGALEGVAGIAIGRFSYCDTAVGVSSWTAEEVLRDRLGDLGIPVVSGLPFGHDGQNWALPVGQLARLDGDRGTLEVMNNE
- a CDS encoding iron-containing alcohol dehydrogenase; this encodes MLPSLQIAPARVLRGSQVLLQAEEAIARLGYRPLLVAGSRSLETIRPQWEELVARQSFQEARVSYGADCSENALRNLQTAVASHQADFIVGVGGGKALDASKLLAERCQLPIVTVPTSAATCAAWTALSNIYSEAGAFQYDVALSRCPDLLLLDYDLILSAPPRALVAGIGDAIAKWYEASVSSGHSAATLTIAAVQQARVLRDLLLQKSVSALQNPGSEDWREVVDATVLLAGVIGGIGGAQCRTVAAHAIHNGLTHISGERKTLHGEKVAYGILVQLRLEEMIQGNQLALAARQQLLKFYAEIGLPQTLEDLGLARVSLSELRRAAEMACAPNSDIHRLPFAVSPEIAIAAMVSTTALPDERVTPSPRADLPSFNPID